A genomic stretch from Microtus pennsylvanicus isolate mMicPen1 chromosome 9, mMicPen1.hap1, whole genome shotgun sequence includes:
- the F11 gene encoding coagulation factor XI isoform X2, which translates to MTSLHQVVYFIFFVSVSDACSKDVYEDLDMKGLNYNSSVVKNAQECQERCTNDAHCHFFTYATGHFPSVEHRKTCLLKYTQTGTPTRITKLNHVVSGFSLKSCGLSNAACIRDIFPNTELADLNVDRVQAPDAFVCRRICTHHPTCLFFTFFSQEWPRESLRHLCLLKTSESGLPSSRITKSNTLSGFSLQHCKHSTPVLCHPSFYHDTDFLGEELDNVEVKGHETCQKTCTNAVRCQFFTYSPFGGSRNEGKGRCSLKLSSNGSPTRILHGRGGISGYTLRLCKMDNVCTTKIKSRIVGGSASVHGEWPWQVALHITSPAQRHLCGGSIIGNQWILTAAHCFSGAEASKHLRVYGDIVHQSEINEDTAFFRVQEIIIHDQYKAAESGYDIALLKLESSMNYTDSQRPICLPPKGDENILYTECWVTGWGYARLRGEVQNTLQKVKIPLVSNEECQTRYRNHKITSKMICAGYKEGGKDACKEDSGGPLSCKHNGVWHLVGITSWGEGCGQRERPGVYTNVAKYVDWILEKTQTL; encoded by the exons CTTGCAGCAAAGATGTGTATGAGGACCTAGACATGAAGGGCCTGAACTACAACAGCTCGGTCGTGAAGAACGCTCAGGAGTGCCAAGAGAGGTGCACCAATGACGCCCATTGCCACTTTTTCACATACGCAACAGGGCATTTTCCCAGTGTGGAACATCG CAAAACTTGTCTTTTGAAGTACACCCAAACGGGGACACCAACCAGAATAACAAAGCTCAATCACGTGGTATCAGGATTTTCACTGAAGTCCTGTGGACTGTCTAACGCGG CTTGCATTAGGGACATTTTCCCGAACACGGAGCTTGCCGACCTCAATGTTGACAGAGTGCAGGCCCCAGATGCCTTTGTCTGTCGACGCATTTGTACGCATCAccccacctgtttgttttttacattcttttcccAAGAGTGGCCGAGAGAATCTCTAAG ACATCTTTGCCTCCTTAAAACATCTGAAAGTGGATTACCAAGCTCGCGCATCACAAAGAGCAATACGCTTTCTGGCTTCAGTCTCCAGCATTGCAAGCACAGCACCCCAG TACTCTGCCATCCGTCCTTCTACCACGACACTGATTTCTTGGGAGAAGAATTGGATAATGTTGAAGTGAAAGGCCACGAAACCTGCCAGAAAACGTGCACCAATGCTGTCCGCTGCCAATTTTTTACCTATTCCCCCTTTGGAGGATCTCGCAATGAAGGGAA GGGCAGGTGCTCCCTAAAACTGTCTTCAAATGGATCTCCAACTAGAATACTTCATGGGAGGGGAGGCATCTCTGGATATACTTTGAGGCTGTGCAAAATGGATAATG TATGCACAACCAAAATCAAGTCCAGGATTGTGGGAGGAAGTGCATCTGTTCATGGTGAGTGGCCATGGCAGGTGGCCCTGCACATCACCTCGCCCGCCCAGAGACACCTGTGTGGAGGCTCCATCATTGGAAACCAGTGGATACTGACAGCCGCTCACTGCTTCTCTGG GGCAGAGGCATCTAAGCACCTGCGTGTCTATGGTGACATTGTACACCaatcagaaataaatgaagataCGGCTTTCTTCAGGGTTCAAGAAATCATCATTCATGATCAATATAAGGCGGCAGAAAGTGGGTATGATATTGCCCTGCTGAAACTGGAGTCATCCATGAATTACACAG ATTCTCAGCGGCCGATATGCCTACCTCCCAAAGGCGATGAGAACATACTGTACACAGAGTGCTGGGTGACTGGATGGGGGTATGCCAGATTAAGAG GTGAAGTACAAAATACTCTTCAGAAAGTCAAGATACCATTGGTGTCAAATGAAGAATGTCAGACAAGATACAGGAATCATAAAATAACCAGCAAGATGATCTGTGCAGGCTacaaagaagggggaaaggacGCGTGCAAG GAAGATTCTGGAGGGCCGCTGTCCTGTAAGCACAATGGGGTCTGGCACTTGGTGGGCATCACAAGCTGGGGTGAAGGCTGTGGCCAGAGGGAAAGGCCAGGTGTCTACACCAACGTGGCCAAGTATGTGGACTGGATTTTAGAGAAAACTCAAACGCTGTGA